A section of the Spirosoma pollinicola genome encodes:
- a CDS encoding response regulator, producing MPQTAISNSVIRQLRIVFSLSTLLLLISLTASFYSIQKLISNSQLVNHTNQVIIESENIISYMKDAETGQRGYLVTLDPLFLQPYTGSHANVNASYDRLLQLTTDNPAQQKLLARAKVLYEAKFAQMQRIIDMTRLRKASIRDTVAQKREMVVGKQLMDDLRLAINQTKTEENNLLQTRIQQQQLYITYTPFLLVVAAIISMMITAFTYVRIKKDLDERLKLQQLAEAKYIETARRITLMENITHDIASGNYSVRSQDTASDELGRISAALNQMATALEQTFKDLKDKNWLQTGTVSLSDAIRGEKEIGKLATSLINTIAEYTNAPMGTIYLTDTDSSYKLAGSYAAQHVPTSVKAGEGLIGQAISRKKTIIVQDIPADYSQITSSLGNARPAALVIAPLIYGNACLGAIELGFLKKPTSLEIGFLEHNQEAMAIGLNAAFDYVKLQNFLEETQAQAEELQAQHTEMEYLNAELEMQAQKLQASEEELRVQQEELQQTNTELEERGLLLEEKNSEIQRKADELELTTRYKSEFLANMSHELRTPLNSILLLSRLLAENHEATLSDDQVEYARVIQSSGNGLLGLIDEILDLSKIEAGQMSLDYQDTAVAEVTDELNSLFALLAKDKGLDFSISVDADVPAIIETDKLRLGQILKNLLSNALKFTASGSVSLTIKRQVGSSANASAENICFVVNDTGIGIAPEKQPLVFEAFQQADGSTKRKYGGTGLGLSISRELAKLLGGEIALTSRVNEGSEFTVILPLSNTQLAKTAVQTSSQPGFGQSPFPSTGAPAHPFHTHSDNLPQKSSNETANQYISTSIPEAIPDDRGGITEKDKVILIIEDDTNFAKSLLDYARKKGYKGIVAVQGDEGLKLASIYKPLGILLDIQLPVMSGWQVMDALKADPQTRPIPVHIMSSHKMKNESLLRGAIDFVDKPVAFEQLQDVFKKIEYVLNRNAKKVLIIEDNPKHAKALSYFLETFNISSELKSNISEGISALKRKEVDCVILDMGIPDTNAYETLEEARKNPGLENLPIIIFTGKSLSMSEELKIKKYADSIIVKTAHSYQRMIDEVSLFLHLVEENKQTKSNNGISKKLGALSQVLNNKTVLVADDDVRNIFSLSKALEQYNMTVIAALDGKEALQKLEENPGIDVVLLDMMMPQMDGYETARTIREHSQWKTLPVIAVTAKAMTGDREKCIQAGASDYITKPVDIDQLISLLRVWLYDKS from the coding sequence ATGCCACAAACTGCCATCTCGAACTCCGTTATCAGACAACTGCGCATTGTCTTTTCGTTGTCGACACTATTGCTTTTGATTAGCCTCACGGCTTCGTTTTATAGTATCCAGAAACTGATCAGTAATTCTCAACTGGTCAACCATACCAATCAGGTAATCATTGAATCAGAGAATATTATCTCCTACATGAAAGATGCGGAGACAGGCCAGCGTGGTTACCTCGTTACGCTTGACCCGCTCTTTTTGCAGCCTTACACGGGCAGCCATGCCAACGTGAATGCCAGCTACGACCGGCTACTCCAACTTACCACCGACAACCCGGCACAGCAAAAACTTCTTGCCAGAGCCAAGGTTCTATATGAAGCCAAATTTGCCCAGATGCAACGGATTATCGACATGACCCGGTTGCGTAAAGCATCAATCCGGGATACGGTGGCGCAAAAGCGGGAAATGGTCGTGGGAAAACAACTAATGGACGACCTCCGGCTGGCGATTAATCAGACAAAAACAGAAGAAAATAATCTGCTCCAAACACGTATCCAGCAACAACAACTCTACATTACCTACACGCCCTTTCTTCTGGTTGTGGCGGCTATAATTTCTATGATGATCACGGCTTTTACCTACGTGCGTATCAAGAAAGATCTCGACGAACGACTGAAGCTACAACAACTGGCCGAAGCTAAATACATTGAAACAGCCAGACGCATTACGCTGATGGAGAACATCACGCATGACATTGCTAGTGGCAATTATTCGGTGCGAAGCCAGGACACAGCGAGCGATGAATTGGGCCGTATTTCGGCAGCACTGAACCAGATGGCGACCGCCCTTGAACAGACATTCAAGGATTTAAAAGACAAAAACTGGCTGCAAACGGGTACTGTCAGCCTGAGCGATGCCATTCGGGGAGAAAAAGAAATAGGCAAGCTGGCAACAAGCCTGATTAATACCATTGCCGAGTACACAAACGCCCCAATGGGCACTATTTACCTGACTGACACTGACTCAAGTTATAAACTGGCAGGAAGTTACGCAGCCCAACACGTGCCCACTTCGGTTAAAGCTGGCGAAGGATTGATTGGGCAGGCTATTAGCCGTAAGAAAACAATTATTGTACAGGATATTCCGGCCGATTACAGCCAAATAACATCTTCGCTGGGCAACGCCCGTCCGGCGGCCCTGGTTATTGCACCACTCATTTACGGCAATGCATGCCTCGGTGCCATTGAGTTGGGCTTTTTGAAAAAACCAACATCGCTGGAAATCGGCTTTTTAGAACACAATCAAGAAGCGATGGCCATCGGCCTCAACGCGGCTTTCGACTACGTTAAGCTGCAAAATTTTCTGGAAGAAACGCAGGCACAGGCCGAGGAGCTTCAGGCGCAGCATACCGAAATGGAGTACCTGAACGCCGAACTCGAAATGCAGGCCCAGAAATTGCAGGCGTCGGAAGAGGAGTTGCGCGTTCAACAAGAGGAACTGCAACAAACCAATACCGAACTCGAAGAACGTGGTTTGCTGCTGGAAGAGAAAAACAGCGAAATTCAGCGAAAAGCCGATGAGCTTGAGTTAACGACCCGCTACAAATCGGAGTTTCTGGCGAATATGTCCCATGAACTCCGCACACCGCTCAACTCTATTTTACTGTTGAGCCGACTGCTGGCCGAAAACCACGAGGCAACCCTTTCGGACGATCAGGTTGAATATGCGCGCGTCATTCAATCGTCGGGCAACGGGCTGCTTGGCCTGATCGACGAAATTCTCGACCTGTCGAAGATCGAAGCCGGGCAAATGAGTCTTGATTATCAGGATACCGCCGTTGCCGAAGTTACCGATGAACTCAACTCGCTGTTTGCGTTGCTGGCGAAAGATAAAGGGCTGGACTTCAGCATTTCTGTGGACGCCGATGTGCCCGCAATTATTGAAACCGACAAATTGCGGCTGGGGCAAATCCTGAAGAATCTGCTCTCGAATGCACTCAAGTTTACGGCCAGCGGCAGCGTTTCACTCACCATCAAACGGCAAGTGGGTAGTTCGGCTAATGCGTCGGCAGAAAATATCTGTTTTGTCGTAAACGATACGGGTATTGGTATTGCGCCCGAAAAACAACCGCTCGTTTTTGAAGCCTTCCAGCAAGCCGACGGGTCGACCAAACGAAAGTATGGCGGCACGGGTCTGGGCTTGTCGATCAGCCGCGAACTGGCCAAGCTGCTGGGCGGAGAAATCGCCCTAACCAGCCGGGTAAATGAGGGTTCAGAATTTACGGTAATCTTACCGTTATCGAATACGCAGCTGGCAAAAACAGCTGTCCAGACGAGTTCGCAGCCGGGCTTCGGTCAGTCACCATTTCCATCAACCGGCGCACCAGCTCATCCGTTTCACACGCATTCGGACAATCTGCCCCAGAAGTCTTCGAACGAGACAGCTAATCAATACATTAGCACCAGCATTCCGGAAGCAATTCCAGACGATCGTGGTGGTATTACCGAAAAAGACAAGGTCATCCTCATTATTGAAGACGATACCAACTTTGCCAAATCCCTGCTGGATTATGCCCGTAAAAAAGGCTACAAGGGTATTGTAGCGGTGCAGGGCGACGAAGGGCTAAAGCTGGCCTCGATCTACAAACCGCTGGGGATTCTGCTCGATATTCAACTCCCGGTCATGAGCGGCTGGCAGGTGATGGACGCACTGAAAGCTGACCCGCAAACACGGCCAATTCCGGTGCATATCATGTCGTCGCACAAGATGAAGAACGAAAGTCTGTTGCGAGGAGCCATTGATTTTGTCGACAAGCCGGTGGCCTTTGAACAGCTTCAGGATGTCTTCAAAAAAATAGAATACGTCCTGAACCGTAACGCCAAGAAGGTACTCATCATTGAAGACAACCCCAAGCACGCCAAAGCACTGTCTTATTTTCTGGAAACGTTTAACATCTCCTCCGAATTAAAAAGCAACATATCCGAAGGCATCAGTGCTTTAAAACGCAAAGAAGTGGACTGCGTTATTCTGGACATGGGCATACCTGATACAAACGCCTACGAAACGCTGGAAGAAGCCAGAAAAAATCCGGGGCTGGAAAACCTCCCGATCATCATCTTCACGGGCAAAAGTCTGTCGATGTCGGAGGAGTTGAAAATTAAAAAATATGCCGACTCGATTATTGTCAAAACGGCCCACTCTTACCAGCGTATGATTGACGAAGTATCGCTCTTCCTGCATTTGGTTGAAGAGAACAAGCAGACGAAAAGCAACAACGGCATCTCGAAAAAGCTGGGTGCCCTGAGTCAGGTATTGAACAACAAAACGGTACTGGTTGCCGATGATGATGTGCGAAATATATTCTCCCTCTCGAAAGCCCTCGAACAGTATAACATGACGGTCATTGCGGCACTGGATGGAAAAGAAGCCCTGCAAAAGCTGGAAGAAAATCCGGGTATCGATGTGGTACTGCTGGATATGATGATGCCCCAGATGGATGGCTACGAAACTGCGAGAACGATTCGGGAACATAGCCAGTGGAAAACCTTACCCGTTATTGCCGTAACCGCCAAAGCCATGACCGGCGACCGTGAGAAATGCATACAGGCTGGCGCATCGGATTACATTACCAAACCCGTTGATATTGACCAGCTTATTTCCCTATTGCGTGTTTGGTTATATGATAAAAGTTAG
- a CDS encoding response regulator, protein MIKKRVLLIDDDPRNIFALTATLKAKSFECIACSSAREAIDVLQTNEIVDVILIDMMMPEMDGYEAIPRIKNLENRKLTPIFAVTAQAMVGDREKCLRAGATDYLSKPIDVDRLILLLSQI, encoded by the coding sequence ATGATTAAAAAACGAGTCTTACTCATCGACGACGATCCTCGCAACATTTTTGCGCTGACGGCTACACTGAAAGCGAAATCATTCGAGTGTATTGCCTGTAGCAGTGCGCGGGAAGCGATCGATGTTTTACAAACCAATGAGATTGTCGATGTGATTCTTATTGATATGATGATGCCTGAAATGGATGGTTACGAAGCTATTCCACGCATTAAAAATCTGGAGAACCGAAAACTGACGCCCATCTTCGCGGTAACGGCCCAGGCTATGGTGGGTGATCGGGAAAAGTGTTTGCGGGCAGGAGCAACAGATTACCTGTCGAAACCAATTGATGTAGACAGGCTCATTCTACTCCTATCGCAGATTTAA